The region GCCGACGCCGAAACCCTTGGTGCTGAAGAGGGGCTCGAAGATTTTATCCATGTGTTCCGGCGCAATGCCCGCACCCTGATCGGCAATAGCGATCTCGATTTCGGTGTCGGTCCGCGCGGTTTCGATTCGCAGGGTCTTTCCGCCGCCCCCGCCGTTTTCCATGGCCTGGGCGGCGTTGTTGACCAGATTCACGATGGCGCGGCGGAAATGCTCCCGGTCGATGCGGACCATGGCGTTGGCGGCGAACCGCAAATCGCAGACCATATCACCGGCGAGGGGGATGTCTTCCAGCACATCCTTGAGCCAGGGGTCGAGGGGCGTGGACTGTCGCTCCAGTTTGCGTGTCCGGGTGAAGTCGAGCAGCTCTTCGATGATGCGGTCGCAGCGGACGATGTTTCGCTCGGCCCGGGCCAGCACCGGACCTATCCGTGTGAAATCCTGCTTCTTGAGCATCTGATCGATGCTGAACACGGAGCCTCGAATGGTGCCGAGGGGATTCCGTATTTCGTGGCTTACCGTGCCGATCAACTGGCCGAGGGTGGCCAGCCGTTCCTTCCGCAGGAGGTCGGCCTGGGCCTTTTCCAGCGCGGCCGTGCGCTCGCGAACCAATTCTTCCAGATGTTCCTGGTGGCGCGCCAGCGCGTCCATGGAGTCGCGGATCAGTCGCTCGGATTCGATACGGTCCGTGATATCCCGGTCGACGCCGCGGAAGCCGCGGAGCTTGCCTTCGCTGTCGCGCACCGGCGCGGCGTTGCTCTCCAGGTGGCGCCAGCTCCCGTTTCGGTGGCGCCAGCGCAGTACCCAGCTCTCCCAGCCCTCGGCACGCTCCATGTGCACGGGCAGGGCCTCGGCAATCCGTATCGCGTCGTCCGGGTGCACCAGACTGAAGACGTCCATGCACAGGAACTCCTCCACCGGGTACCCGAGAATGGCTTCGATGGCGGGATTGCAGTAAACGTGTCTCCCCTGCAAGTCGATTTCCCAGATCCATTCCTTCGTTGTTTCCACGATGGTACGAAATTTCTCTTCGCTCTGCAGCAGGGCCTCTTCCGCCCGCACGCGATCCGTCACGTCCTGAATGATGCCCAGATGTTGGGCGAGCCCGTGATGGCGGAAGGCCACCCCGGTCACTTCGATCTCCAGGATGCTTCCATCCTTGCGCAGATCGCGGGCCTTGACGAAGAAGCCTCCGCCGGCCAGGGCTTCCCGGCGGCACCGCTCGAAGTCGTGGAGGCTGGAGGCGTGGATGAACTCTTCGGGTCGTAGCGCGAGAAATTCCTCGCGGGTGAAGCCGTGCATGCGGTGCGCGGCCGGGTTAATTTCGGCGGTCGAGCCATCGGCATTGCTGATGATCAAGCCCAGGGGGATAGACTCGAAAATGGTACGGTACTGCTCTTCCCGCCGCATGAGGGCCTGCTGGGTGTCGCGTATCGTGGTGATGTCTTCCGCGAAGGCCCAGATGAAGGTTTCATCCGACCGTTCGACGAGGATGGCGTTGAGTCTCACCGGGAGGCGGTGTCCGTCCGCGTGAATATATTCCTTTTCAAAGGGCCCGGCGTGGCCCGTCGCAATCAAGGACTCCAGGATGTCCCGCTCCTGTTCGCGAAATTCTTCCGGGGTGATTTCCCAGTAGGACAGGCCCAGAGTCTGCTCCACCGATCGCCCAATCATGTTCGCGTAGGCCTCGTTTACGAACACCAGCTCGCCGTCCATGCGGGACAGGGCGAGTCCCACGGGCAGCCGCTCCAGGAGGGTGCGGTAGTATTCCTCGCCGGCGCGGAAGGCGGCTTCCGCGTTGCCCCGCCGCCGGGCCTCTTCTTCGAGATCCCGGTTGAGCGCCTCCAGCGCCGATGTGCGTTCATGCACCGCCTTGACCAGTCGGCGATTGAAATGGATCAGAAAGGCGATCCAGCTCGCCACGATGATGGCGAGGGGCACGAGGAGCCATAGCATCCGCATGAAGGTGGCGGAATCGAATCCCTGGGTCTCGCGGAACTGGAAATCGGCCAGGTCGCGGCTTCCTTCCGTCATCCCCCGCTCGCGATATACGGCCGCGATGCGCTCCCAGCGTTCGGGGTTCATCTGCCCCATGGGGACAAGCTGGGGCAGAATCAGGGCCTGCATCTGCTCCGCTTCATTGCGCAGTTGCGAATCGGTGCGAAGTCCGGGGTGATTCTGCTGGATCCAGGCGATGACTTCGCCTGGATTGTCCATGGCGAAGCGCCAGCCCTTCAGGCTGGCCTCCCGAAAGGCCTCCACGCGTTCCCGGTCGCCGTCCAGTCGTTCGCGGGTGGTAAACAGGGTGTCGCCATAAAAATCCACGCCGAAGGCAACCGGCCGCAGCAGGGTGGTTTCGGCGCCGGGTATTCCTTCGAAGAAGGGCTGATCGGTAAGGTAGACCGACATGGCGTCGATCTTTCCCTCCAGCAGATCTTCGTGGCG is a window of Candidatus Hydrogenedentota bacterium DNA encoding:
- a CDS encoding PAS domain S-box protein, translated to MGVRQFHSPMARWAWQLLCLTIALLPPCAATGQPPRKLEPVRLQLKWSHQFQFAGYYAAVARGFYADAGFDVTLLEGRSNRSPREVVLAGEAEFGVAGSELVLGYLEGEPLVALAAIFQHSSYALLSMRSSGIRDPADLAGRRIMLRDGVPSTEIFAMLNQAGVGIDGFELVGHTFRHEDLLEGKIDAMSVYLTDQPFFEGIPGAETTLLRPVAFGVDFYGDTLFTTRERLDGDRERVEAFREASLKGWRFAMDNPGEVIAWIQQNHPGLRTDSQLRNEAEQMQALILPQLVPMGQMNPERWERIAAVYRERGMTEGSRDLADFQFRETQGFDSATFMRMLWLLVPLAIIVASWIAFLIHFNRRLVKAVHERTSALEALNRDLEEEARRRGNAEAAFRAGEEYYRTLLERLPVGLALSRMDGELVFVNEAYANMIGRSVEQTLGLSYWEITPEEFREQERDILESLIATGHAGPFEKEYIHADGHRLPVRLNAILVERSDETFIWAFAEDITTIRDTQQALMRREEQYRTIFESIPLGLIISNADGSTAEINPAAHRMHGFTREEFLALRPEEFIHASSLHDFERCRREALAGGGFFVKARDLRKDGSILEIEVTGVAFRHHGLAQHLGIIQDVTDRVRAEEALLQSEEKFRTIVETTKEWIWEIDLQGRHVYCNPAIEAILGYPVEEFLCMDVFSLVHPDDAIRIAEALPVHMERAEGWESWVLRWRHRNGSWRHLESNAAPVRDSEGKLRGFRGVDRDITDRIESERLIRDSMDALARHQEHLEELVRERTAALEKAQADLLRKERLATLGQLIGTVSHEIRNPLGTIRGSVFSIDQMLKKQDFTRIGPVLARAERNIVRCDRIIEELLDFTRTRKLERQSTPLDPWLKDVLEDIPLAGDMVCDLRFAANAMVRIDREHFRRAIVNLVNNAAQAMENGGGGGKTLRIETARTDTEIEIAIADQGAGIAPEHMDKIFEPLFSTKGFGVGLGVPIIKDIVDAHGGRLHFESALGRGTTVRIWLPAE